A region of the bacterium genome:
CCAAAGCGATTCGCGACGGCAATGAATATGTCATCTCTGGTGAAAAAAAGTGGAACACGAACGGTGGTGCAGCAACCATCTACACTATTTACGCTACGACAGATCCAACTCGCGGCCATCGCGGAGTCAGTGCCTTCATTCTCGAAAAAGGTCATCCGAACTTTGAGATAGGTTATACCGAAGATAAAATGGGGATTCGGACAGCAGCAGTGCGGGAATTGTATCTCGATCAATGCCGGGTACCAGCGGAAAGACTACTTGGCGCAAAAGAAGGAATTGGATTTGCTAATGCAATGATGACACTTGACCGTGCCCGCCCAGGTGTTGCCGCCCAAGCCTTAGGATTGGCACAAGGCGCCTTGGATGTGACAGCAGAGTATCTCTTACATCATACGATGGATCATCCAAAGCATTTTCTCCAGGCCGATGATTTCCCGTTACCAGAAGATTTCGAAACGGTTCCGATGGCAAGTGAACAAGCCGTGCAATTCAAACTCGCCGAGTTAGCAACAAAAATCGAAGCCGCACGGCAACTTGTATACACCGCTGCTACAGCAATCGATAAAGGTGTCAAAAACGTTTCACAAGTGAGTGCAATGTGTAAACTCTTCGCTACCGAAACTGCAATGGAAGTGACAAGTGAGTGTATGACGATGTGGGGCGTTGCAGGGATTTGGCGGGAGAATCCGATTGAAAAGTATTACCGTGATGCGAAAATCACACAGATATATGAAGGTACTAATCAGATCCAACGGTTAGTAATCGCACGTAACTTTTTACGCGGTTATGGAAATATGTAATGTTGAAAGGAATTTATCATACAATGCAAAATTTATAACATTAGATTATTGCTTTGTCAATGCAGCGTTGTTAAGTAGATGATTCTTCGCTATTTTGCTTTGTCCAATCGAACACTTCCGAAGATGTCAATTTACTTAAACAACGCTGCTTCCGGATGGCCGTTAGCTCCAGGCGTACTGGATGCTATGGAACACTTTCTGATTTCTCCTCACTGTCATTCCAACCGTTCATCAGATCAGACAACCGATGTTCTTCAAAGCTGTCGGGACGCGATTGCACACCACTTTCGTTTCAATCCTACGAATCGTGTGATTTTACTTCCCAGTGCGACCTATGCTTTAAACATCGCTGTCCTGGGATGTAATCTGGGTAAAAACGATGTTGTTGTTGTGTCGGCGGCTGAGCACAACTCGCTTCTACGTCCGCTTTTCCGGCTTCAAGAGCAAATCGGAATCGTACTCAAAGTTATCCCGCTAAATTCAGAGGGAAACCTGTGTGAAACAGAGTTTGAAAGAGCGATCGCTCTCGGTCCAAAACTTGTTGCGCTAACCCATGCTTCTAATGTTACTGGACGCATTTTTAACGTTCAAAAATGGTTCTTACTCGCAAAGCTAAGCGGGGCGACAACTCTGCTTGATGCCGCTCAAACGGCAGGTTTAGTTGATGTAACTCCGTCGGAATTGTCTGCCGATCTTACGGTGTTTGCTGGGCATAAGTGTTTTCATGGACCACCGGGCATTGGTGGATTGCTTGTGGGAGAGAACACCGAAATCCAACCGATCCTAACCGGTGGTACCGGTATTCGCAGTAATCTTCTTCAACAACCGCCCGACTACCCGACTCGTTTAGAATGTGGAACACCTAATCTTCCCGCTATCGCTGGTTTGCATGCTGCAGTACAAACTTCCACTATTGAAATAGTGGAGCGACACGCCAGGATAAAAGCAAATGCAAAATTGCTGCGGAATGGTCTTACAGAGATGAAGCACGTTTCGGTCCTATCTCACTCACAATCTGACAATGAAACGGGAGTGATCTCATTTCTTGTGAACGGTTGGGAACCTGATGAAGTCGGGATGATTCTGCAGCAGAGTTACTCTATCGTATGCCGAACCGGACTTCACTGTGCTCCTTTGATCCATAATTACATAAACAGTTCACCATTTGGAACAGTAAGATTTAGCATTTCCAGTTATAATACTTCCGAAGAAATTGCATTCGCATTAGATGCAGTAGATGCACTTGCAAAATGAGACTTCAACGAAAAGAGCTGTTAGAAGATTGCTTCGATGGGAGTGGAATATTCCTTTACTACTTCGACGAACCGATTGCAAAAACGTTCATAATGACATTATCACGCTTCGGTAAGTTGGAGTATTTCAGCGAGTTTCCCCGGCCGTTTTTCCGGGTTGTATCATTGGACGGCTTGCAAATGAAAGGGGTGGAAGGCGAGTACTCTATCCGGGTTCTATTGCCAAGTCAGAATCGACAAGTACTCGAAGAAAGTGTGCTTCACTTTTTTTGTAGCTAAGAAGAAGATCGGTAGTTCTCCAAGTAACGCGAAGAGGAATCACCATGGGTGTAAAACTAAAAAAATACTTCGACTATGCGTTTGCAGAGGGCGGAGTAATGTTCCAAGTACGATTAGCCATGAAATCCGGAGTTGTTTCGGATAAGGCAGCTATCATTCCCGATACGCCGGAAATGGTCACGAAGGTACGAAGCGTTTTAAAAGACATCACCGGCAAAGAATCGCCGGAATACTAAGGAGGATTCAATGTCAGTAACAGTTAAACGAACGAACTTCAAGGTTCGACACCATTTCGATGAAACAACGCGCCGCCATTATTTCAATAATGTGTGTACTGTGTTTCATTGCCATCATTTCACATCGTTGTACACCCAGTTAGCGGACGACTGCTCATTTTTCGATGCGAAAGAATTAATGAAGGAAGTCGCTGAAGATACATTCGCTCCAATCCTGAAAGAGTACTTTGAGACCAATGGAATAGTAACGTTCCGTGATCGAGTTTCTGTAATCGAACAGTACTACGCGTTTCTTGGTTTAGGCGAGCTAAAAATACTCTGCGCCGGCATAGATTCGGGCGAAGCTGAGTTATTGCATTCCCACGTCGAAGAGGGTTGGAAGAAGAAATGGGGGCTCTTCAATAAACCGATTAATTTTATCTCGTGCGGATTTCTTGCCGCCGCTTTTTCAGCTCTGTTCTCCCGTCCCACGCGTTCTTACTTTGCAAACGAAACGGCAAGTATCGTGATGGGCGCGTCGACTACAAAATTAACCATTTGCGCTAAGTAAGGAGTCTCACATGGCAATCGATCGTAAAAAGGTGATCGACCTCTTGTCGAAAATCGAACCTATGCCAAATGCCGAGGGGATGATTCCTGCTTTTGGCGTACTAATCAACCAATTACCGGGATCGTTTTGGACCGGTTTCTCCGAACGGCTTACTCGCCAAGTGAGCGAAGAGTTTAAACCAGTTGCCGAGTTCCTTCTGATAAACGCAGCCCACGAGTGCGGGTACCATACCGGCTATGGCATAATCACATCGGAAGAATGGCGAGCCGCGGTTGAACCGATGATAGAGAATATACCGGAGGATGTTCTTCACGGCGCTTTTGCGGTTTTGTCGGCATTAGGGTGGGCAAATAGTGAGATCGTGGATTTGAAACCAAATGAATACCTGATGGTGCGGGCTTATAACTACTATGAAGCCGACATCGTTACCTATGGAAGAACTTCCAAGCCGAGTGCATACATGTTACGCGGTATCTGTGCGGCATTCATGGACTTGGCATACGGCGGTTCCTATGACGTAACAGGAAAAACCGGTCTCCGGACATTTACCTGCGTTCAAACCAAAGGAATCGAGTGTGGTGACGACTACGGGGAGTTTGTTGTTACTCGCGCATAAGATATAAACCTAAATGCAAAAAGGGCATCCGAATGGATGCCCTTTTTTAATGCGTTGAAATACACTAAGAAATTTACCGGCAAGCCAGACTAAATCCCACCCACTGCGAAACAGTCATCCAATCGTAAAACTCGACATTGTTTTCGGCATTCACTGTTGTAAGAATTCCGGCGGGATGAAGTTTGTCCACTGGCTGTTTCGTCATCGCCAAGCTTACAATTCGGCTATGCGATTTGGTCGGTACCAGAATCGATAACGGGCGATAGGTATCGCGAG
Encoded here:
- a CDS encoding aminotransferase class V-fold PLP-dependent enzyme; translation: MILRYFALSNRTLPKMSIYLNNAASGWPLAPGVLDAMEHFLISPHCHSNRSSDQTTDVLQSCRDAIAHHFRFNPTNRVILLPSATYALNIAVLGCNLGKNDVVVVSAAEHNSLLRPLFRLQEQIGIVLKVIPLNSEGNLCETEFERAIALGPKLVALTHASNVTGRIFNVQKWFLLAKLSGATTLLDAAQTAGLVDVTPSELSADLTVFAGHKCFHGPPGIGGLLVGENTEIQPILTGGTGIRSNLLQQPPDYPTRLECGTPNLPAIAGLHAAVQTSTIEIVERHARIKANAKLLRNGLTEMKHVSVLSHSQSDNETGVISFLVNGWEPDEVGMILQQSYSIVCRTGLHCAPLIHNYINSSPFGTVRFSISSYNTSEEIAFALDAVDALAK
- a CDS encoding acyl-CoA dehydrogenase family protein, translated to MVTELMAPRQLELIEKVRHLGKTVIQPNAAQWDRDQTYPWEIITALQEEKLMGVWIPEEYGGLGMGVLDLCIVVEELSRFCGGVGVAFAVNALGSFPILLGGTEEQKKTWLPPIARGEKLISFGLSEKISGSDAGSMITKAIRDGNEYVISGEKKWNTNGGAATIYTIYATTDPTRGHRGVSAFILEKGHPNFEIGYTEDKMGIRTAAVRELYLDQCRVPAERLLGAKEGIGFANAMMTLDRARPGVAAQALGLAQGALDVTAEYLLHHTMDHPKHFLQADDFPLPEDFETVPMASEQAVQFKLAELATKIEAARQLVYTAATAIDKGVKNVSQVSAMCKLFATETAMEVTSECMTMWGVAGIWRENPIEKYYRDAKITQIYEGTNQIQRLVIARNFLRGYGNM